A single window of Cataglyphis hispanica isolate Lineage 1 chromosome 2, ULB_Chis1_1.0, whole genome shotgun sequence DNA harbors:
- the LOC126859084 gene encoding monocarboxylate transporter 14, with translation MTMQRVQDQDNGINIKFGSGKSRKGDYRLVSQETDNNKDLLNGTNKPEKDEKVEEELVPPDGGWGWLVLLAAVMVNLLIPGTIKSFGVLFVEFLDIFDASPAAAAWIPSLCYFLYSSLGPLSSVLSVKYSYRTVTLIGGTFAAVGMMLSYFADSVAFLCVSYGVLVGTGAGLAFPPTVYIVTSYFVRLRGLANGLCISGSALGSIFLPPVLGFLLREYGYRGAVLIMGAVTLNVWASALLYHPVEWHMIPVRSPDDNDVRVDEETVTSSPEQATEKSNSQLLSSNSSNEKAAPIVPKSASSVALEYYKNTPVQNRTRKISAPPIGREISGQMHSTPTLHAVPEGRGSVTDSNKYSRTFARSPLNSPSDSSFNYVSTPYHGSTLSVLHPERASTLTLNAISSTFARKSMTTSKQETRSKDDEKNQQNKFFDVSLLKDPIYLVILISNSTNAISYTNFVILLPAYAMSLGFDNWEGSLLLSIVSMLDLVGRIGGSALSDIKIMPKHWYFVGGLLASGISLAILPTSNTYSMLSVYCAFFGLASGIYVGITAVIMADMLGTEKLTSSYGISLFVNGVIQLVGPPICGIIYEQIGSYGPIFSILGIILVFGASLWGIVPLIRRRQAALEKSAKIDKV, from the exons ATGACGATGCAACGAGTTCAAGATCAGGACAATGGGATCAACATCAAATTTGGCTCGGGTAAATCCCGAAAGGGCGACTATAGGCTGGTATCTCAGGAAACCGATAACAACAAGGACCTCTTGAATGGGACCAATAAGCCAG aaaaagatgaaaaggtAGAAGAGGAATTAGTCCCACCGGACGGAGGCTGGGGATGGCTGGTGCTTCTGGCCGCCGTCATGGTGAACCTTCTCATCCCTGGCACCATCAAGTCCTTTGGAGTATTGTTCGTTGAATTCCTCGATATATTTGACGCATCACCAGCAGCAGCTGCGTGGATACCATCGCTCTGTTATTTCTTATACAGTTCGCTAG GCCCACTCTCTAGTGTACTTTCGGTCAAGTATTCCTATCGTACGGTAACTTTAATAGGGGGGACATTTGCCGCGGTGGGGATGATGCTGAGCTATTTCGCGGACTCTGTGGCCTTTCTATGCGTAAG TTATGGTGTATTAGTAGGTACGGGAGCGGGATTAGCGTTTCCTCCGACTGTATATATCGTAACATCTTATTTTGTACGGCTACGAGGACTTGCCAACGGACTCTGCATATCCGGCAGTGCGTTAGGCTCGATATTTCTTCCACCCGTTTTGGGCTTTCTTTTACGAGAATATGGTTACAG AGGCGCAGTATTAATAATGGGTGCCGTTACATTAAATGTCTGGGCGAGTGCGCTTTTGTATCACCCGGTGGAATGGCACATGATTCCAGTTCGATCTCCGGATGACAATGATGTGCGTGTTGACGAGGAAACCGTCACTAGTAGCCCGGAGCAAGCGACCGAGAAGAGTAACAGTCAGCTGTTATCATCGAATTCATCGAATGAGAAAGCCGCGCCGATCGTACCGAAAAGTGCATCAAGCGTTGCTCTGGAGTATTACAAAAACACACCGGTGCAAAACCGCACGCGGAAAATCAGCGCACCACCTATCGGACGCGAAATCAGCGGCCAGATGCACAGTACGCCGACGTTGCACGCTGTGCCAGAAGGCCGTGGTAGCGTGACCGATTCCAACAAATATTCCAGGACATTCGCGAGATCACCATTGAATTCGCCCAGCGACTCGTCCTTCAACTACGTCAGCACACCATATCATGGTAGCACCTTATCGGTTCTACATCCGGAACGTGCGTCTACTTTGACGCTGAACGCCATTTCCAGCACATTCGCTAGGAAATCGATGACAACCAGCAAACAGGAGACGCGGAGCAAGGATGATGAAAAAAACCAACAGAATAAGTTCTTCGATGTTAGCCTGCTCAAGGATCCCATCTACCTCGTCATTCTTATTTCCAACTCCACCAATGCCATCAGTTACACCAACTTCGTCATTCTGTTACCAGCCTACGCCATGTCTCTGGGTTTCGACAATTGGGAAGGGTCGTTGCTGCTGTCGATCGTCTCTATGCTCGACCTTGTGGGCCGTATCGGCGGCTCAGCTCTTTCCGACATCAAGATTATGCCTAAACATTGGTACTTCGTTGGCGGTCTGCTCGCTTCTGGCATTTCTTTGGCCATTCTTCCCACCTCCAACACATATAGTATGCTGTCCGTTTACTGTGCTTTCTTCGGTCTTGCATCTGGCATCTATGTTGGCATCACCGCCGTTATTATGGCCGACATGTTGGGAACGGAAAAGCTTACCTCATCCTATGGCATCTCATTGTTCGTCAACGGTGTCATTCAGTTGGTCGGCCCACCCATTTGTGGGATAATATATGAGCAGATTGGCAGCTACGGACCGATCTTCAGTATACTTGGCATCATTCTAGTGTTCGGCGCATCTCTTTGGGGTATTGTGCCACTCATCCGACGAAGACAAGCAGCGTTGGAAAAATCCGCCAAAATAGATAAAGTATAG
- the LOC126859100 gene encoding tubulin polyglutamylase complex subunit 2, with amino-acid sequence MSFFVDIVTEDSFYENLTLGVVKVLENSPCVRNVRIERRNGCESGTINSWEQRHCCALPEDVRNFYTSIDGFLLQWNLEIAGEEFPIGRMEIGSLSSLKRYVGKNQQTGSSSAQDSSGMPTGNESQEDVMFTGDSRDCKLFEIGQCFPGPENGKIYLAYRSKQEQDSPSIWLHHDSNWYHLADNFTAYFRMMLTHLGLPLWQCCAAGLPLYTWVQQAYFLVGPHLLPSIVEPTETVSASLWNNGPINVLDPTIFKAKDGKQRNARKK; translated from the exons ATGTCATTCTTCGTGGACATTGTCACCGAAGATTCGTTCTACGAGAATCTGACTCTCGGTGTGGTCAAGGTTCTCGAAAACTCCCCGTGCGTGAGAAACGTGCGAATCGAGAGACGAAACGGCTGCGAATCTGGGACCATCAACAGCTGGGAGCAACGCCATTGCTGCGCGCTCCCTGAAGACGTTCGGAATTTCTATACTTCCATCGATGGCTTTTTGCTGCAGTGGAATCTCGAGATAGCAG GTGAGGAATTCCCGATAGGTCGCATGGAGATCGGCAGTTTATCGTCACTGAAGAGATACGTCGGCAAGAATCAGCAAACGGGATCAAGCTCGGCGCAAGACTCATCGGGGATGCCAACAGGGAACGAGTCGCAGGAGGACGTCATGTTCACCGGTGATTCGCGCGATTGCAAGCTCTTCGAAATCGGACAATGCTTTCCGGGACCCGAAAATGGCAAGATCTATTTGGCGTATCGTTCCAAGCAAGAGCAAGACTCGCCGAGTATCTGGCTCCATCACGACAGTAACTGGTACCATCTAGCCGACAATTTCACCGCGTATTTTCGCATGATGTTGACCCATTTGGGTCTGCCCTTGTGGCAGTGTTGCGCGGCTGGACTGCCTTTGTATACCTGGGTGCAACAAGCATACTTTTTGGTTGGACCCCATTTGCTGCCGTCCATTGTCGAGCCCACCGAGACCGTATCTGCTTCGTTGTGGAACAACGGGCCCATCAACGTCCTCGATCCGACCATCTTCAAGGCCAAAGACGGCAAGCAGAGAAACGCTCGCAAGAAATAA
- the LOC126859106 gene encoding COMM domain-containing protein 5 has translation MTTPFQTQLLNALGSKTKYLAELKKTFARPLIQLAVKAIELEYIEEGVLERISKKYNIPEEHVDEYYAAILSILKIHLRLQCHDIKPVEFKQCLEELKLTPDCIEDLFSVIYGPKRSDLLSGLIQRTKFNPQLISCKWRVDITISSNIINRVLEPSIVMEWTFNTGKCVIFELSLPKFHQLRHTIATILVELQTLERHSIFKSIQSS, from the exons ATGACAACTCCCTTTCAAACGCAACTTTTAAATGCTTTAGGGAGTAAGACAAAATATCTGGCggaattaaaaaagacatttgcACGTCCATTAATACAAC ttgCAGTGAAAGCAATAGAATTGGAATACATAGAAGAAGGTGTACTAGAGCGGAtaagtaagaaatataatatacctgAGGAGCATGTAGATGAATACTATGCTGCTATTCtctcaattttgaaaatacatcTACGTTTACAATGCCATGATATCAAGCCTGTAGAATTCAAGCAATGTTTAGAGGAATTGAA ATTGACTCCAGATTGTATAGAAGATTTATTCTCTGTGATTTATGGTCCAAAGCGATCTGATCTATTATCAGGTTTAATTCaaagaacaaaatttaatcCACAATTGATTTCTTGCAAATGGCGTGTGGATATTACAATCTCTTCTAA tatAATAAACAGAGTACTAGAACCAAGTATTGTGATGGAATGGACTTTCAATACAGGCAAATGTGTAATATTCGAATTGTCTTTGCCAAAATTTCACCAATTGAGGCACACTATAGCCACTATTCTCGTCGAATTACAAACTTTGGAACGGCATAGTATTTTCAAATCTATCCAATCCAGTTGA
- the LOC126859101 gene encoding NADH dehydrogenase [ubiquinone] iron-sulfur protein 3, mitochondrial, whose protein sequence is MTSILRNCWKLSQSLPVATPKCYAVAFPSSIRCNTTTSTTASEETEKTETRPTVRKPSHIDVTRLINFGRYISDCLPKYIQQVQLTAGDELELLIAPEGIIPTCTFLKDHHNTQFVNLSDITALDVPSRQYRFELVYNLLSLRYNSRIRVKTYTDELTPVDSINSVFKAADWYEREVWDMFGIFFLNHPDLRRILTDYGFEGHPLRKDFPLSGYVEVRYDDEQKRVVIEPLELAQEFRKFELSAPWEQFPKFRDALPTAETISKEK, encoded by the exons ATGACATCAATATTGAGGAATTGTTGGAAGTTGTCGCAAAGTTTACCGGTTGCTACGCcaaaat GTTATGCTGTCGCTTTTCCATCATCTATACGATGCAACACCACGACATCCACGACAGCCAGCGAAGAAACCGAAAAAACTGAGACTCGTC ccaCGGTGCGTAAACCTAGTCATATTGATGTCACCcgtttgataaattttggTCGCTATATCTCTGATTGCTtgccaaaatatatacaacaagTACAATTGACTGCTGGTGATGAACTGGAGTTACTCATTGCTCCTGAAGGCATTATCCCTACATGTACATTTTTGAAAGATCATCATAATACACAATTTGTTAATCTGTCAGATATTACTGCTCTAGATGTACCTAGTAGGCAGTATAGATTTGAG cttgtCTATAACCTGTTATCGTTGCGATACAATTCGCGTATTAGAGTGAAAACATATACCGATGAATTGACACCTGTTGACTCTATTAATAGTGTATTCAAAGCTGCTGATTGGTATGAACGAGAAGTATGGGATATGTTTGGCATATTCTTCTTAAATCATCCTGATCTTCGTAGAATTCTTACAGATTATGGTTTTGAAGGGCATCCACTTAGAAAAGACTTTCCACTCAGTGGATATGTTGAG GTTCGCTATGATGACGAGCAAAAAAGAGTAGTTATTGAACCATTGGAATTGGCTCAAGAATTCCGTAAATTCGAGCTATCCGCCCCATGGGAACAGTTTCCTAAATTCAGAGATGCTCTACCAACTGCCGAAACTATCTCGAAAGAAAAGTAA